The following proteins come from a genomic window of Lolium rigidum isolate FL_2022 chromosome 5, APGP_CSIRO_Lrig_0.1, whole genome shotgun sequence:
- the LOC124657963 gene encoding gibberellin-regulated protein 12-like has protein sequence MALAGRLLVLLAVVLLAISIAEHKAFASRTEEQRQDNEHQGGHGSLKIYECKPKCDYRCSDTKYRKPCLFFCNKCCRTCLCVPSGFYGNREECACYNDWKTKEGGHKCP, from the exons atggcactaGCTGGTAGGCTGCTCGTCctgctcgccgtcgttctcctcgccatctccatcgccgaacACAAG GCGTTTGCTTCACGAACTGAAGAGCAGCGCCAGGATAATGAGCACCAG GGAGGTCACGGTAGTCTCAAGATATACG AGTGCAAGCCGAAGTGCGATTACAGGTGCAGCGACACCAAGTACAGGAAGCCGTgcctcttcttctgcaacaagtGCTGCAGGACCTGCCTGTGTGTGCCGTCAGGCTTCTACGGCAACAGGGAGGAGTGCGCCTGCTACAATGACTGGAAAACCAAGGAGGGAGGGCACAAGTGCCCttga